The region AATGGAtgactaaaaaaattaatagatttCAGATATGCAAATATCAAACATATTACTGTATTGAAACTGTGGTGCAGTTGTCCTCGTTTTAGGTACTCTTCAGTTCAAAATACCCCTAactcttctctcctcttcagaaaaacagtCGAGAGACAATGGCAGATGAAGGGTTCTTTGATCTGTTGAGTCGGTTCCAAAGTAACAGGATGGATGATCAGAGATGCTACTTCCAGGAGAAGAACAGATTCTCAGCTGCTTCAGTGGCAACATCCTCTACTCCACCtaaaacaatgagaaaatgtaatttttaaaaagcaaaatccgTATCTGACTTActgcttaaaaatgtatttgcatgcAAGACTTGCTATGGAAAGGAACTGATTCCTAGGCtaactcattttcttcctcctccccagccttttctacttctgtaGTCTCACCTCACACAGATGAATTTCTAGACCTACTTGCCAGCTCACAGAGCCGCCGGCTGGACGACCAACGCGCCAGCTTCAGCAATCTACCTGGGCTTCGTCTTAATCAGCACAACAGTCAGTCGGTCCTGGGTCACCTCATGGCAAGTAACAACAGAGAACTAGACGATGACTTCTTTGATATATTGATAAAATGCCAGGTAAGCTTTTTCCAAAAATTCTTCAGGTTCTGAGTCCTTGGGGACTTGATTTGTGCATCCTGCTATTCAGTTTTTTTCAAGTAAGCCACCTTCTTTATCACGTGTTTTAAGATACAAATTGATTTGGTAGATAAGGAAGAACATAGGGAACaaaaaattaggatttttttttcccccaaggtttttttggttggttgttttctgtggtttttttgttcttcttcaatttccctttcttgttttggtttgtttttccccttcaaattATCCAGTGTTTTAAGTAAAGTGTAATTTTGGTATTTATACCACATTAACCATTTAAAgtaacaaatgctgaaaaagtgGTTTGGAGGGAACCTACACCTGCACTCTTAACTTACttaatttgaaaagtttaatTTGAAACAATACAAATTAAATCCTTGTAATAGGAATAAATCTTTAAATCTGAAACCAAAAGCTTTTAGtgatttttcacttattttgttcagttttttattatatatattccTGTAAACATGCAGCTTTATTGCTTGGCCTGTCTCTAGGGTTCCAGACTGGATGATCAAAGATGTGCTCCTCCATCATCTGCAAAAGGACCAACTGTACCGGATGAGGATTTTTTCAGCCTGATTTTACGATCACAAGCTAAGAGAATGGATGAACAAAGAGTCCATTTACCCCCAGCTATCAAGGGACCAAATTCTAGCTGAAGAAACAAGCAGGCGCGTACTGTATAGTAGCATCTTAGGTATCAGTTTTGTTTGCTGGAAAAACATACCTGCCTTTTTACATAAGGCTGGAATTAGTAGTTTTGTCCCCTTTCTACTAATTTTTGtacaaagagcagcagcatcccactCCTGACCAGTAGTTAAGAGTTGCTGTTGCTCTTCAGAGTTGGCACTTGCTTTTAGCAGTGCCTGAGACACTGATTACTCTATCTCCCTTCTAGCTGTCTATGAACATTAATACGAAATTTTTTTCCGTCAAGGTATTCTCATTGCTGAAGCGTGGGTTCTACCACTGTCTCCATCTAGTGTAAGACCTACATTTGTAtgttccttttaaagaaaacttgattattttttttccgATTTGTACCTCCCTGGAAAAAggtcctgttttcttttatactttttttaaaaataaaaaaataattgagaaatGGCTTCAGTACTTAGTCTGTCTTTATTTCCTCcaaactgtgtttctgtttttttatttaaaaagaaattaaaaaaaaaataatcaaaccctacttttaattctgttctgtttaatacaaaaatagtCTTTACAAAACATGCTGGGGGTTTTGCTAATATTTAGTTAAGTGTTTCCTGTATTACTCAGTGCAGTTTTACAATCAGAAGAATTTTTTAAGAAGATACACTTGTTTTTAAGTAACACCTGCCGGTGCTGTTCTATAGATTGTGTGGTACATGTCCACCACCAATAGTAGGCTGCCATGGACACCAAGTAATTCCTGCAGGAAGTGAATTTAAAACATTACAAACAGTGAATGTATGTACGCTGTGCTTACTATTTGACCTCAGCTACTTAGGGCTGTATgttaaatgtatgtattttgagTTAGAAGCCACTGATTTTAACACCAAAAGTGGCAAACTGTTCacttcaggtatttataaatGAAGTGATGGCAATTTTTTATTGAAGTATTATACACCCAGAGAAGAATCTACAGTTAATTTTAGCTTCCGACTAAAATGGCATCGTAAGAATAGCTATAATTCAAACTATTTTACAGTTACTGAAAATTTTACAAACATTCGCTTGCAGCATTTTTAGCACTGAAATTGATTCCTACTGAAACTAAAACTgtcctccttttgcttttaaacagaaatgccAGAATATTCTTCCCAAACCCATGTATTACCATCAGTTTATCATGCTGcacttcagtctttcttttacTTAGTACATCCTACTCCACCATTCAGCTTTGAATTGCCCTAAAAACCCATCAGATTCTCACTCCTCTGCAAATTATTAAACACAGTATCCACGCTTTCCCACCACCGAGGATCTAGTTTTACTCAAAACTTATTACATAAACTTGATTTCAAACAAGCAGCAACACCCACAAGCCTGTTTTCTTGTCCACTTAAAGTTGTATTATCTTAAcaccacatttattttaaattccagaAGTAATACATATACACAGTCTCTCAGTTTTTCAACCTACCTACCTTACAGCTGTGCATACTAATGCTCTGAACAAAGCTGGGTTCCCATCAGCTTATTGATGCTCGCTTTTCTACGTTTGAGAACTAGAGCAGAACTAGCAAGTATGTGACAACTAGAGATTAGCCAAAACTTACAGCAGTTTGGGGCTTCCTTAGTCTCCTTCCTGCGAGCCACGTGAGTTggtctctgtcttctcttcacGCAGTTCCACCACAGAACTTTTCCCTTCTAGGTTTTTATTGGGGTCACAGTTTTCTCCAGTCTCTTGCTCTGCTTTGTCTGtctcctgtttctgctgcttaaGTGCATGTTCTTCAGTAAGGTTTTCAGCTGTGATAGTTTCTAGTCTACAAACTTCAGACTCAGTGTGCAATCTAttctgtaaaaattaataataagcTATTAATCAAGCAATCCAAAGTGATAGCatctgctgcttcagctgcacCTCGGCTGAAGGGGCAGAACTCCCCCAAAGCATGactggtgtctttttttttcctggggagaTAGTACATGTAAAGAACAACAATCTAGAGTATaagtctggttttaattttctataGTTTACAGAAAAGTCAGCACtgtttttcccccccacctttCCTCTGTGGGTTATCATTACTGCCCCGGCTGACATAAGTACTGATCTctcaaaacagaattatttaagTCTTCATAGTAAAGAGTTTTAATTTGGTAGATTCCTGCCACAGTTAACTATTGCACAgtacttttccagaaaaaaacacacccaaGATACCTCTACCAAACTGTTCTGTAGGAGAACAGGGACTTCCTTAACTCCTCTGTCCCCAACATTTAGGTTAAGCTCGTTGTTTAAATATGTTCTAGCAGACAACACTGAAATCTATTAAATTTAATCCCAGCTCAAAGAGCACCAGGACTAACATACACCAGGTTCTGGTTTGTGAGACTCTTCTACTTGCGTGTCTGGCTCATTGCTGTGCACAGCATCAGGACTTGTGCTGCCATTTCCTGGTCTCATAGGAGCATCTCCTCTGTCGTAAGGTCCTCTATAAATGTAAGGAAGCTTCTGCAGATAATAGCCATCTGATTTACTCCCATCATATTGCCCAATGTCTATCTTCTCCTGTTGACTGTGAGGTGGAGGaagacttttcttctgaaaagatgTTAGGTATCTTAACACAGACACCGATGATCCTGCCCCATAGCAGaaagcctggggggggggagggaaaataaaaaaaagaacaaaacaccaAATATTGGCATCCTGTGGTTTTTACAGAGAATTCGAAGTCACATatctgaaaaacactgaaagaaaagctgcGGTGATCAGAACGGCTACAATAAAATTCAAGCTCTCTGCAGTCTGACCCCCACTGCAGGAACTGCCCAGCTGTCATTCATCTTTGGTGCTACTATAAAGATGGTGAAGGCTCTATAACTCAATGCTTTTGTGTACAAAATGTCAATTGTATGCATCATTGTGTAATgacacaaagaagaaatgggAATTAAGCTGCAGTAAACTGTCACAGAGTCTCAGATTTTAAGCAGTTTCCTACTATTTTATCCCACTTAGGCAGTGGGTGAGAGATGTGGTTTAAATACAAACTTAACTATTCTAAAGattttatcaagaaaaaaattcccttgtAGAAAGCTGTTCAGTAGTATAAGTAAGTAACAGATAATAATACTTaaataagtttaatatataaaaaataaaactgagctTTTAAATGTAAGATAAACGTATACAAACCAGGACAGCCAGGGCCATCATAATTAGCACTGGAACCTGCAGAATGAACGGTATCTCCTTCATAAGGGCCTTGATGAATTCACCAATACCTTGTCCCACGTGCTTCAAAGGCTCAGTTACAAAGTTGGTGAAAGTAATTGCCAATGcctagaaaaatacaaatggaCAAATAGCATTGTCACTGATCGCAAACATAAACACGCACGGTCTCTCTAGGCTTGGCACATACCTTTGTTGGTGGAACCAGCAGAACAGGATTTACTAGTAGAGTTTCATAGTACTTCTGACAGGGATCGTCCTGAAACGTCCATTTACTTCTCAGCCACTCTGTAGTCAAAGCAGAGACATATTTTTACTACTTTTGGAAAATATATCTTATGACACAGTAGTAATACAGACAGTAGCATTTCAATTACAGATGGAAGAGAACTCTTCTAGATGTGATTCAAagctcagatttatttttaaaaatctgagatTAGTAGTGTAGTTTATGCAGTCATGGGGATgtaggaaggagaaggaaggttggaaagaaagagaagaaactgagTTTTTCCCATGTTTAGTCAAGGAAGTTCTCTTCATTAGCTGAACTTAGTCCCTAGAagcctcagaagaaaaaaaatctcacctgTGGGAACTATTAACGTATTTTGTCCACAGCTACTGAAACAGAAGTAATTCTGAGTGCTATTAGTCATCTGCCAGGCTGCAAGTAGAttaaaaaagtgcatttttcttgCTAGATTTCAAGAGACTACTTTAATTATAAGCAGAAAGGCTTACTCCTTAAGGGAACTTTAAGTTATAAACAAGTAATTTACAACATCAGTGTTTCTGTAGTTTGATTTTAGTGCAGTGAGAACATAAACAGTCAAGAAATTCTACAGGGAAGACTGAAACAAGCACTCATGAAGAGCTGCCACCATTAATCTACCTTCATCTATAGCACTGGATGATAAATAATGGCTAATAAGAAAATCCAGCCTTCTCAGTAAAACACCACCACTAGAGAGAACAGGTAGTTACAGATCAAATTTCTAAAGTCCACCGTACTCTTTTTCTGGCATTCTGCCCTCTGATCTTCAGTAATGGGTAGAAGAGTActgggggagaggagctgggaaaaCACTCATGAGTAAGTTGTAAGGAAAAGAAGTTACACCATGACATGCTCTAAGCCCAGTTTTGTGATCTGCTCTCCTTCAAAGGCCTAAAAAAAAGTCTGGTGGAATGGAAAAATGCTAACACTGTGTAATCATGTATTGCCAGAAAAGATTCAACCTACTACTCGTGAAGAGATTAGAGTATTTTGTGATCTTAAATACtattacaaaataatgaaacaagtATTTACCAATAAGACTTTCTCCCCAGTCCAACTTCTCAGCACAGATGTTATCAAACTGCCCCATTTTTGCAATTTCTGCTTGATGCTGTGCAAAGGCCAGCTGCAAGAGAATAGGAATTACTTGTAAAAC is a window of Balearica regulorum gibbericeps isolate bBalReg1 chromosome 8, bBalReg1.pri, whole genome shotgun sequence DNA encoding:
- the CLCC1 gene encoding chloride channel CLIC-like protein 1 isoform X1 — encoded protein: MLFPLVFCAVVLIGSSKVQDDDWIDPTDMLNYDAASGTMRRPYKANYHDSEDKTVDTVNAEILSSCSREVDSLQQKIAECEKRNAKSHESRSFYIFKRYLNKILNEARKLGLPEEDVGDVHYDAEIILTKQTYSEILRFLNEETWQSGAVDDALSDILINFKHHDYNAWHWRFEDTFGIDLYNMFLILLCLVCIVIVIATELWTHIHWFVQLKRILLISFLISFAWNWLYLYKLAFAQHQAEIAKMGQFDNICAEKLDWGESLIEWLRSKWTFQDDPCQKYYETLLVNPVLLVPPTKALAITFTNFVTEPLKHVGQGIGEFIKALMKEIPFILQVPVLIMMALAVLAFCYGAGSSVSVLRYLTSFQKKSLPPPHSQQEKIDIGQYDGSKSDGYYLQKLPYIYRGPYDRGDAPMRPGNGSTSPDAVHSNEPDTQVEESHKPEPGNRLHTESEVCRLETITAENLTEEHALKQQKQETDKAEQETGENCDPNKNLEGKSSVVELREEKTETNSRGSQEGD
- the CLCC1 gene encoding chloride channel CLIC-like protein 1 isoform X2; protein product: MRGGCGPGKRAEAVCDASGSSKVQDDDWIDPTDMLNYDAASGTMRRPYKANYHDSEDKTVDTVNAEILSSCSREVDSLQQKIAECEKRNAKSHESRSFYIFKRYLNKILNEARKLGLPEEDVGDVHYDAEIILTKQTYSEILRFLNEETWQSGAVDDALSDILINFKHHDYNAWHWRFEDTFGIDLYNMFLILLCLVCIVIVIATELWTHIHWFVQLKRILLISFLISFAWNWLYLYKLAFAQHQAEIAKMGQFDNICAEKLDWGESLIEWLRSKWTFQDDPCQKYYETLLVNPVLLVPPTKALAITFTNFVTEPLKHVGQGIGEFIKALMKEIPFILQVPVLIMMALAVLAFCYGAGSSVSVLRYLTSFQKKSLPPPHSQQEKIDIGQYDGSKSDGYYLQKLPYIYRGPYDRGDAPMRPGNGSTSPDAVHSNEPDTQVEESHKPEPGNRLHTESEVCRLETITAENLTEEHALKQQKQETDKAEQETGENCDPNKNLEGKSSVVELREEKTETNSRGSQEGD